CGGGGAGCGGACGATCGTGGCGGCGACGAGCAACCCCGCTTCGGTCTACCGGCTCGAACGTGACACGGCGGATTCCGGCACGTTCACGGCAAGAGCCGTGGACGCCGGCGGGACCGCCGTCTGGGGCACCCTTCGCTTCGACGTCGACGGCGACGCGGGGCGCGTCGAGTTCTCCACGCGCACGGGGAACACGGCGGAGCCCGACGGCACCTGGTCGGGGTGGTCGAGCCCGCTCACGGAGGCGGGGGGCTCGCGAATCCCCAGCCCCGAGGGGCGCTTCCTGCAGTGGAGGGTGCGGATCTTCGGCGGGGCCGGGGGTGCGGTGGACGATGCGACGGTGAGCTACGACACCGCCAACCGACCGCCGGCGCTTCGCGACTTCCGGATCGAGCCGGCGGTCCGGGCGACGAGCGGAAAGGTGAACTTCCGGTGGAGCGCCTTCGACCTCGACGGCGACGCGGTCGCCGTCGACATCCAGGTGCGTCGCACTTCGAGCCCCGCGTGGACGAGCGCCGTCCGCGTCGATCCTCCCGCGCCGAAACCCGGAGAGCCGGTTCCCGAGATCGATCCGGCATGGAAGGACGGCCGCGCCACCTGGGACGTCGCGACGATCGAGGAGGGGACGTACGAGGTCCGCGCCGTCGCGTCCGACGGCGCGTCGAATGCCGCCGGCGTCGGAAAGGACGTCACCGTCGGGCTCCCTTCGACGATCGTCGTCGATCGGACCCCGCCGGACCTGCGACCGCGGCGGGTCGGCGCGGTGGTCGAGGTCCTCGTCGAGGATGCGGGCTCGGGGGTCGTCCGATTCGAGGTGCTCGCCGACGGACGGACGTTGTTCGCGCCCCGCCCCGTCGACGGCGTTCTCGACGGCGCGAGCGAGTCCTTTCGCCTGAGCGCGGAGGAGGCGGGCGGCCCGCGCATGCTGCGGGCGATCGACGCGGCCGGCAACGTGACCGAATCCCCGGTGCCGGCCCCGTGAGGGTGCGATCCCCGCTCCTCGCGACGATCGCCCTCGCGGCGGCGGCGTGCGGACCGCACTCCCCCGATCCCCCGGCGGACGGCTTCGTCCGGGCCATCCAGTCGGGCGACCCGCAGTCCCTCACGCTGATCGGCAACACCGACCGGTTCGGCAGCGACCTCGGCCGTCTGATCTCCGACCCGTTGGTCGACCACGACGCCGCAGGCGGGTACGTGCCCCGCGTGGCGCAGTCGTGGACGGTCTCGGACGACGGCCGCGAGGTCGCGTTCCGGCTGCGCGACGGCGTGCGCTGGCACGACGGCACCGCCGTCGTCGCCCGCGACGTCGTGTTCACGGCCGATCGCGTCCGCGACCCGGCGACGCAGGCCCGGACGTGGGCGTCGCAGTTCGTCCCCGTCGAGTCGGTCACGGCGGAGGACGCGCGCACCGTCGTGGTCCGTTATCGCGAGGCCGTCGCCGACCCGCTCGAGGCGTGGCGCGTCCCGCTCGTGCCGTCGCACCTGGCGGATGCGGGCGCGGGCTTCCTGACCGGCGCGTACTCCCGCCACCCCGTCGGCTGCGGCGCGTACCGGTTCGTGCGCCATGTCCCGGGGGTCGAGGTCGTCGTCGAGGCGAACGCCGACTACTGGGACGGGCCGCCGGCCAACCGCGGGCTCACGTTCCGGATCCTGCGCGACGACCGGACCTCCTACGAGGCGCTCCTGCGCGGCGACGTCGACATCTGGGTCGCGACCCCGGACTTCTGGCGCGAGGCGCAGACCTCGCCGCGCGCGGGCAGGCTCGCCCGTTTCGTGAACGAGCGGCAGGCGATCTGGTACCTCGGGTGCAATCTCGACGGGTCGAACCCGTTCTTCGGCGATCCCCGGGTCCGTCGCGCGTTGACCCATGCGCTCGACCGGGAGTCGTTCGCCGCTTCGGTCGTCCGCGGCCTCGGCCGCCCTCCCGCCACGACCTACCTCCCCGGGAATCCGTGGCGCGACGCCGCGGTCTCCCCGCGCCGCTTCGATCCGGGGCTCGCGCGAGCGTTGCTCGCCGAAGCGGGGTGGCGCGACACGAATGCCGACGGAATCCTCGACCGGGACGGCCGCCCGTTCTCCTTTTCCCTGCTCTACGCGAGCGGCAACCAGGAGATCGCCGACCGGATCGCCGCGTGGATCCAGCGCTCCCTCGCGGAGGTCGGCCTCGAGGTCCGGCTCGAGCGGCTCGACTGGCAGATCATGCAGCAGCGGCGACGCGAAGGACGCTTCGAGGCGGCGATGGCGTCGTGGCTTCTCGGCCTGACCCCCGACCAGTGGGAGGCCTGGCACTCGACGGCGCGCGCGAACGGGCTCAACTACGGGGGCCTGCGCGACGCGGACGTCGACCGCCTCCTCGAACGGGGACGGGTCGAGCGGGACCCCGTCGCGCGGCGCGAGATCTACGCGGGTCTGCAGCGGCGCCTGTTCGAGCTCGAGCCGATCACCCCTCTCTTCCAGTTCCTGCAGCCGGTCCTGCACGATGCTCGCCTTCGCGGCGTGACCGGTTCCCCGTTCGGGCTCTACGACTTCACGCCCGGCGCCCGCGCCTGGCGGTGGGCCGGCGCGGCGGAGCCGCATTGACCGTACTGCGGGCCGTCGCCGTCCGGATCCTCGCCGCCGCGGCGACGCTCGTCCTGGCGCTCGGCATCGTCTTCGGGTTCGTGAGCGCCGCCTCAGGAGACCTCGCCGCCGCGGCCTCCGGCGCGGAGGCGTTGTCGCCCGAGCATCGCCGGGCCCTCGTCGCCCAGCTTCACCTCGACCTTCCCCCCGCCGAGCGCTTCGTGCGCTGGCTGAGCGACGCCGCGCGGGGCCGGCTCGGCGTCTCGTTCCGGGACCGGCGGCCGGTCGCGGAGAAGATCTCCGCCGCCGCGGGAACGTCGGTCGCGGTGAACGGAGCCGCGCTCGTGCTGATGGTCCTCGTCTCGGTCCCGATCGGCGCGCTCGCGGCCTGGCGGCCGGGATCCCCCGGCGACCGCCTGCTGTCGGCCTCGACGTTCGCCCTTCACGCGGTCCCGGTCTTCGGCGCGGCCGTGATCCTCCAGGCGTGCTTCGCCGCGCGACTGGGGTGGTTCCCGCTGTTCGGCACGGGAACCGCCGCCCACCTCGTGTTGCCGGTCGCCTGCCTGGCCTACCCGGGAGTCGCCTTCCTCGCCCGATTCGTGCGGGCGAGCCTGCTGGAGCACGCCACCGCCGAGGTCGCGCGCGCGGCGCGCGCGCGGGGGCGCTCGTCGCTCGGCGCCGTCGTCCGCCACGGTTTCCGCCAGGCGGCCGTGCCGATGCTGACGCTCGCCGGGATGCTCCTGCCCCGCCTGGTCGGAGGCGCCGTCCTCGTCGAAGCCACCTTCGGCCTCCCTGGGATCGGGACGTTGTTCGCGGATGCGCTCGTCGCGCGCGACCTTCCGGTCGTCCTCGGGGTGACGTTCGTCGCCGGGACCGCCACCCTCGCGGGAATCGCTCTCGCCGACGCCGCGTACGCGATCGCGGACCCGAGGACGCGTCGTGCGACCTGAGCGCCGGAGCCGGCGCCGGCTGGCCGCGGGCACCGTGTTGCTCGGCGCGCTCGCGGCATTTGCCGCGCTGGGCCCGTGGCTTCTCGACGATCCCGACGCGATCGCCCTGAACGCCGCGCTCGCGGCGCCGTCTTCCGCCCACTGGCTCGGCACCGACGGGCTGGGGCGCGACGTCGCCGCTCGCCTCGCGCACGGGGGGCGGGTATCCCTGTCCGTCGGATTGAGCGCGGCGACGCTCGTCCTCGCGATCGGAGTTCCTCTGGGCGCCTGGGCGGGATGGAAGGGCGGGGCCGTGGACGCCGTGATCTCCCGGGCGATCGAGGCGGTGTCCTGCCTTCCCATGCTGGTGCTCGCGCTGGCGTTGCTGGCGGTGACCCCCCGGGCCCTCCGGGAGCTCCCGGACGCCCTCCGCCTCGCGCTGGTGCTGGGCGTCCTCGGCTGGCCGGTACCGGCGAGGTTCGTACGAGCGGAGGTGCTCAAGCTCCGCGACTCGTCCCCCGTCACCGCGGCACGCGCGGCCGGGGCGGCCGGGAGCCGTCTGCTCGTGCGACACGTCCTTCCGGGAGCCTCGGGACCGGTGCTGGTGGCCGCGGCCTTCACCGTAGGCGGGGCGATCGTGGCGGAGGCGTCGCTGTCCTTCCTCGGCCTCGGGGTCGCCCCGCCGAACGCCTCGTGGGGCTCGCTCCTCGCGGAAGCGCGCATTCACGTGGAGCGCGCCTGGTGGCTCGCCGTGTTCCCCGGCCTGACGCTCTTCGCGACCGTGCTGGCCTGCAACCTCCTCGCCGACGGCATCCGCGGCGGACTCGACCCACGCGGCGATCTGCGGTGACCGCGCGCCGACTCGCCGCTCCGTTGGCGGCGGCGCTCGTCGTCGCGGTCGGGGGCGTCGCGGCGTGCGTCCACGGGGTCGCCCGACCGTTCGCCATCGCGGGTCCGTCGATGCAGCCCACGCTTTTCGAAGGGGACCGCGTCGTCGTCGATCTCTGGACCTACGGCGGGCGCGCGCCCCGTCGCGGTGAGCTCGTGCTGGTGGAACTCGCCGATGGACGATCCCTCGTCAAGCGGATCGCCTCGGACGAGATTCCGGGCGAGCACTTCGGCGAGAGCCTGTTCGAGGTGCTGGGGGACAACGCCGCGGCGAGCGACGACAGCCGACGCTTCGGGCCCGTCCCGCGGGAGCGGATCCGGGGCCGGGTCGTACTCCGTTACTGGCCGCCTTCGCGGGCCGGGGCGATCCGGTAGAGCGCCGGCCCCTTCGCGCTCACACTCCCCGCCCGGTATCCCTCGAGATCGAGGGCGACGAAACGGAATCCCGCCTGCCGAACGGCCCGCGTCGCGCCTTCGCGCAAGGCCGGATCCAGGATTCGCTCCCAATCCTCCGGACCGATCTCGATGCGCGCGACGTCGCCGTGGTGCCGGACCCGGACCATCCGGAATCCCAGGACCCTCAGCGCCCGCTCTGCGCGCTCGACCTGGGACAACTTTTCCGGAGTGACGTCGGATCCGGCCGGAATACGCGAAGCGAGGCATGCCGCCGCGGGTTTGTCGCTCACCGGCAGACCGAGCTCGGCCGCGATTTCCCGAACCTCGTCCTTGCGGAGACCGGCGACGAGAAGCGGGGCGAGCACCCCGTGCTCTTCCGCCGCCTTCATGCCGGGTCGGACATCCCCCAGATCGTCCACGATCGCCCCGTAGGCGACGGCTTCGATGCGCAGCTCCCGACCGAGCCTGCCGAGCACCTCGAAGAGCTCGGTCCGGCAGTGGTAACAACGATCGCCGGCGTTCGACACGTACGCGGGCCGGTCCATCTCGGACGTCGCCGCCACGCGATGCTCGACCCCCAGACATCGCGCGACGCTCGCCGCGTCCTCCAGCTCCTCCGGAGCGAGCGAGGCCGAGCCTCCGGTGACGGCGATCACCCGTTCGGGACCGAGAGCCCGGGTCGCGATGGCGAGCAGGACCGCGCTGTCTACACCGCCCGAAAGGGCGACTATGACGCGATCCAGTTTCCGCATACTCATAACGGCGGCTTCGAATTTGCGAAGCGTCTCCGGCAGCATCGTCAGGAGTCCTCGCCCCCCGGAAGTGCCGCAGTGTAGCACGGCGAAAATCGTCGATTTTGCGGTACTTCCGGCCGCAAACGAGGCCGGGATCGTCCTTGACAGCCCTCCCCCTTCACCGTACATGGACCCGTCCCTTTTGTGGGGGGGTAATCCGTGTATCGGTTCGCATCACGTCCTAGGACTGTCTTCACCAAACACACGCAGGAGGAGGGTATGGAGAGTCGCTTCCTCGCCGGAGCGAGGGCCGTCAAGTTGGCCCTGATCGCGGCCGCGCTCGTCGTCCTTCCGGTCGTCGCCACCTGGGCGGCGAAGCCTAAATCCGTCATCGGTTCCTCGACGACGGATCAGGGTTTCGCGGCCAAGGAAAAAGGTGATGGGCTGGAGCCGACGTCCAAGCGGGCACAGCTTTATCCGCGGTCGAATTACGTATGGCCGTACGCCACCGGCCCGAACTACGGCGATGTGGACGCCGCCCGCCGCAACGATGCGGGGGTGGTTCACACGCGCGTCGGGTCGTTCGACCTGAGCCGCGGCACGCCCGCGTTCCCCTCGGAACTGCGCGGCGCCAACCGTCTGGGCCAGGTTCCGGCCCAGCACTTCCTGCTGCAGGTGGACCCCGTCGCGTTCGGTGACGGCAGCTTCGACCGCATCCGGGAGTCCATCACCTCGCAGGGCGGTACCCTGCTCGAGCAGATGCCCGTGGGCGCGTTCGTCGCGCGCCTGACCGTCGGCGCCTTCGACACCATCCGGTCGATGCCCGGCGTTCTCGCGCTCGAGCCCTACCACCCGGCGTTCAAGCTCACGCCGACGATCGGGCGCGTGCCGCTTTCCGATCCCGTCCGCGCGGTGTCCGACGTCTATCGTCTCGAAGCTTCGGTGTTCTTCGGAGAGAACGTCGCCGCGGTCGCCGCGCAGCTCTCCGAGATCGGCGCGAACGTCGTGAGCCTTCAGGGCGACGCCGTCATCTTCGAGATCCATCGCACGAAGCTCGCGCAGGTCGCCGCGATCGACGCGATCTCGGTGGTCAACGAGTCGGTCCCCGTGTTCGTCAAGGGCGAGGAGAGCTCGTCCACGGTCCAGTCGGGCGCCGGCGCCAACAACACGCCCTACACCGACGTCGGCATCGACGGCGGCGGGAACGGCCTTGCCTCCGGCCAGATCCTCATGGTCCTCGACAGCGGGATCCAGGTGGACGCCGGCGACCTTTCGGATACGGCGACCAACGCCGGAACCATCGGCGTGGCGCACCGCAAGGTGATCCTCTACCAGACCACCGTGGCCTTCAGCGGCGGCGGCGACCTCCTCGGTTGCGACGCGCCGGCCTCCGGCGCGTTCACCCACGGTCACGTCGTCTCCGGCACGGCGCTCGGCAACGGCACCCGTGTCCCGGCCTCCTACGGCGCGGGCTGGGTCAAGACCGACGGCAACGGCGTCGCGTGGGACATGGACGGCGTCGCCCCCAGGGCGAAGCTGATCGCTTATGACGCGGAATCGACCCCGGGCCTGCTCGGCTGCGGCGACCCGCTCACCGGCGGCCTGAGCGTCGGGAACGTCTTCTCGCGCAACGCGGCCGGCCAGGGCGACGATACCGGCTCCCTCAAGGCCTCGTACGATCAGGGTGCCCGAGTCGCGAACTTCTCGTGGGGCACGAGCGGCCTCCCGAGCTACAGCACCAACGCCCGCAGGATCGACGAGTTCCTGTTCGACTACAAGGACGCGATGGTCTTCGTGTCGGCGGGGAACGAAGGGACCGACCTCAACATCGACGGCGTTCCCGATCCCAACACGATCAGCGACCCCGCCTCCGCGAAGAACGCCATCGTGGTGGGCGCCTCGACGAACGCGAACGGCGCCTCCGGCCTCACCCGCGCGGGCTTCTCGAGCGTCGGCCCGGCCACGCAGGGCAACACCCGCATCGCCCCGCTGCTGATGGCCCCCGGCGCCGACAACGGCGGCACCGGGTTCGCCTCGGAATTCGCCTGCCGCTCGGGCGACAACGACCAGACCAACCCGGTCGACTGCCAGGTCTCCTCGGGAGCTCAGGGCACGAGCTTCTCCTCTCCGGCGGCGGCGGGCACGGCCCTCGTGATCCGCGACTACTTCGCCCAGGGCTTCTACCCCGACGGCACCGCGTCGAACGCGTCGAACGCGTCCGACAAGGTGGCGAACATCTCGG
This Candidatus Polarisedimenticolaceae bacterium DNA region includes the following protein-coding sequences:
- a CDS encoding ABC transporter substrate-binding protein; the encoded protein is MRVRSPLLATIALAAAACGPHSPDPPADGFVRAIQSGDPQSLTLIGNTDRFGSDLGRLISDPLVDHDAAGGYVPRVAQSWTVSDDGREVAFRLRDGVRWHDGTAVVARDVVFTADRVRDPATQARTWASQFVPVESVTAEDARTVVVRYREAVADPLEAWRVPLVPSHLADAGAGFLTGAYSRHPVGCGAYRFVRHVPGVEVVVEANADYWDGPPANRGLTFRILRDDRTSYEALLRGDVDIWVATPDFWREAQTSPRAGRLARFVNERQAIWYLGCNLDGSNPFFGDPRVRRALTHALDRESFAASVVRGLGRPPATTYLPGNPWRDAAVSPRRFDPGLARALLAEAGWRDTNADGILDRDGRPFSFSLLYASGNQEIADRIAAWIQRSLAEVGLEVRLERLDWQIMQQRRREGRFEAAMASWLLGLTPDQWEAWHSTARANGLNYGGLRDADVDRLLERGRVERDPVARREIYAGLQRRLFELEPITPLFQFLQPVLHDARLRGVTGSPFGLYDFTPGARAWRWAGAAEPH
- a CDS encoding ABC transporter permease gives rise to the protein MTVLRAVAVRILAAAATLVLALGIVFGFVSAASGDLAAAASGAEALSPEHRRALVAQLHLDLPPAERFVRWLSDAARGRLGVSFRDRRPVAEKISAAAGTSVAVNGAALVLMVLVSVPIGALAAWRPGSPGDRLLSASTFALHAVPVFGAAVILQACFAARLGWFPLFGTGTAAHLVLPVACLAYPGVAFLARFVRASLLEHATAEVARAARARGRSSLGAVVRHGFRQAAVPMLTLAGMLLPRLVGGAVLVEATFGLPGIGTLFADALVARDLPVVLGVTFVAGTATLAGIALADAAYAIADPRTRRAT
- a CDS encoding ABC transporter permease, which encodes MRPERRSRRRLAAGTVLLGALAAFAALGPWLLDDPDAIALNAALAAPSSAHWLGTDGLGRDVAARLAHGGRVSLSVGLSAATLVLAIGVPLGAWAGWKGGAVDAVISRAIEAVSCLPMLVLALALLAVTPRALRELPDALRLALVLGVLGWPVPARFVRAEVLKLRDSSPVTAARAAGAAGSRLLVRHVLPGASGPVLVAAAFTVGGAIVAEASLSFLGLGVAPPNASWGSLLAEARIHVERAWWLAVFPGLTLFATVLACNLLADGIRGGLDPRGDLR
- a CDS encoding S26 family signal peptidase, whose product is MTARRLAAPLAAALVVAVGGVAACVHGVARPFAIAGPSMQPTLFEGDRVVVDLWTYGGRAPRRGELVLVELADGRSLVKRIASDEIPGEHFGESLFEVLGDNAAASDDSRRFGPVPRERIRGRVVLRYWPPSRAGAIR
- the larE gene encoding ATP-dependent sacrificial sulfur transferase LarE, which encodes MYGEGGGLSRTIPASFAAGSTAKSTIFAVLHCGTSGGRGLLTMLPETLRKFEAAVMSMRKLDRVIVALSGGVDSAVLLAIATRALGPERVIAVTGGSASLAPEELEDAASVARCLGVEHRVAATSEMDRPAYVSNAGDRCYHCRTELFEVLGRLGRELRIEAVAYGAIVDDLGDVRPGMKAAEEHGVLAPLLVAGLRKDEVREIAAELGLPVSDKPAAACLASRIPAGSDVTPEKLSQVERAERALRVLGFRMVRVRHHGDVARIEIGPEDWERILDPALREGATRAVRQAGFRFVALDLEGYRAGSVSAKGPALYRIAPAREGGQ